A section of the Carya illinoinensis cultivar Pawnee chromosome 12, C.illinoinensisPawnee_v1, whole genome shotgun sequence genome encodes:
- the LOC122289397 gene encoding protein FAR1-RELATED SEQUENCE 5-like gives MGNEKEQPTTCPSSSSNPPSEAIPSTTQNIPPYMAGYFGPMPTWLPTFLPYPAGNQYPINIQNFGYGFQGIMEPPTPISNTSSATSKIFGSEPDNRADGVESEAPCGSPIVEQRTEEQPNHTESNSGSPLKSQNVEVVDDDMIEEPKSGMEFNSLEELLCYYKEYGKKCGFGVMTKRTDRGEDDSVRYVTLCCARGGKARNRTLNVAKPRPTGKTECKARINALKQDRVLRLTTVHNIHNHGLSSKKSRFFRCNREVSDAVKRVLDTNDQAGIRASKSYGSLVVGAGGFENLPFLEKDCRNYIDKARHLRLGAGGAGALRQYFLRMQYKNPGFFYMMDIDDDGRLKNVFWSDPRSRAAYQYFGDVVTFDTTYLTNRYGMPFAPFVGVNHHGQSILLGAGLISSEDTETFVWLFETWLQCMDGIAPKAIITDQDRAMKNAIALVFPNTRHRFCLWHILKKVPEKLGSYGSYKTEMKSALMKCVYDTQRVDEFEKCWDELITTYNLHENAWLQSLYVEREYWRSESMNAFFDGYVHSRTNLKEFVDQFDNALKKKIEKENLADFQSFNVTIPLISRSPIEKRFQELYTIAKFKEVQQQINGIIDLNPKLHKSDGALKTYMVEDEVALEEFTKLVRHFVDFSEDDAVAKCSCGLFEMRGILCRHILAVFRCNDIRHLPEIYIVDRWRKDIKRRYTLIHSSYDEGDQRLDANRYSSLLSICYQMITHAAGSRKHTEDARSKLTAMIELYRANEEPPSFTQLGSNVDPTANDTTVGCSGEVHSPRVVRGKGRPPSLRRASRMEIDIRKAKAKTKKQPAKGKRKERDGGDTQSVDKGDTPVEEVCRSLFGPSEIDLSNVGHMQV, from the exons ATGGGAAACGAGAAAGAACAGCCAACTACATGTCCATCATCTAGCTCAAATCCTCCATCGGAG GCCATACCATCAACCACGCAAAACATTCCACCTTACATGGCTGGTTACTTTGGACCAATGCCTACGTGGTTACCAACTTTTCTACCATATCCGGCTGGTAACCAATATCCAATCAACATACAG AATTTTGGTTACGGATTTCAAGGAATCATGGAACCTCCGACTCCTATCAGCAATACAAGCTCTGCCACGAGCAAGATATTTGGTTCAGAACCCGATAATAGAGCTGATGGTGTGGAATCTGAAGCGCCTTGTGGATCTCCTATAGTTGAACAGCGTACTGAGGAACAACCAAATCATACGGAATCTAATAGTGGCAGTCCCTTGAAATCTCAAAATGTCGAAGTGGTTGATGATGATATGATTGAGGAGCCAAAGTCGGGAATGGAGTTTAATTCCCTTGAAGAGCTATTATGTTATTATAAGGAGTACGGTAAGAAATGcgggtttggggtgatgacaaaACGGACTGATAGGGGAGAAGATGACTCTGTTAGATACGTCACTCTTTGTTGTGCCCGAGGTGGGAAGGCCCGGAATAGGACGTTGAATGTTGCCAAGCCACGTCCAACAGGAAAGACAGAATGTAAGGCAAGGATTAATGCCTTAAAGCAAGATAGAGTGCTGAGGTTGACGACTGTTCATAATATCCATAACCATGGCCTCAGTTCGAAGAAATCCcgcttctttcgatgtaatagagaagtTAGTGATGCCGTAAAAAGGGTCCTAGATACGAATGATCAAGCTGGCATCCGAGCGAGTAAGAGTTATGGATCTCTCGTTGTTGGAGCGGGTGGATTCGAGAATCTCCCCTTTCTCGAAAAGGATTGTCGCaattatattgacaaggcaAGACATCTACGACTTGGCGCCGGTGGTGCTGGAGCGCTTCGACAGTATTTCTTACGGATGCAATATAAAAATCCtggatttttttatatgatggaCATAGATGATGACGGGAGGTTAAAGAACGTCTTTTGGTCAGACCCCCGTAGTAGAGCAGCATACCAATATTTCGGCGATGTGGtgacattcgacaccacatacctAACAAATCGatatgggatgccctttgcaccatttgttggtgtaaaccaccatgggcaGTCAATTCTCTTAGGAGCCGGCTTGATTTCTAGTGAGGATACCGAGACATTTGTGTGGTTATTTGAGACATGGTTGCAATGCATGGATGGTATCGCTCCGAAAGCAATTATCACTGATCAAGATAGAGCGATGAAAAATGCAATCGCTCTTGTCTTTCCAAATACCCGGCACAGATTTTGTCTTTGGCATATACTGAAGAAAGTTCCCGAGAAACTTGGCTCATATGGTTCCTACAAAACTGAGATGAAAAGTGCCttgatgaaatgtgtatatGACACCCAACGTGTTGATGAGTTTGAAAAGTGTTGGGATGAGTTGATTACCACTTACAACTTGCATGAGAATGCGTGGTTGCAGAGCCTTTACGTTGAGCGTGAATATTGG cgaagcgagagcatgaatgcattcTTTGACGGTTATGTACATTCTAGGACAAACTTAAAGGAGTTTGTAGACCAATTTGATAATGCGTTGaaaaagaagattgagaaaGAAAATCTCGCAGACTTCCAGTCATTTAATGTCACAATCCCCCTCATATCTCGATCTCCGATTGAAAAGAGGTTCCAAGAGTTGTACACGATTGCGAAGTTCAAGGAAGTTCAGCAGCAAATCAACGGCATCATTGACTTGAATCCGAAGTTACATAAAAGTGATGGTGCATTAAAGACATATATGGTTGAGGATGAAGTAGCTTTGGAGGAGTTCACTAAGTTGGTTCGGCATTTTGTGGACTTTAGTGAGGATGATGCAGTTGCAAAGTGCTCTTGTGGtttatttgagatgagagggatattGTGTCGGCACATCTTGGCTGTATTCAGGTGTAACGATATTAGACATTTGCCGGAAATATACATtgtagatcgatggaggaaggatATTAAAAGGCGATACACATTAATCCACAGTAGCTATGATGAAGGGGACCAACGGCTCGATGCTAATAGATATTCAAGtcttttaagtatttgttaTCAGATGATTACTCATGCAGCTGGTTCGAGAAAGCATACTGAGGATGCAAGAAGTAAGTTAACTGCCATGATTGAGTTGTATCGTGCCAATGAAGAACCCCCATCTTTCACTCAACTTGGTTCTAATGTGGATCCTACGGCAAATGACACTACCGTCGGATGTTCTGGAGAAGTACACAGTCCACGGGTTGTGCGAGGCAAAGGCAGACCTCCATCTCTAAGGAGAGCATCCAGGATGGAGATAGACATACGGAAAGCAAAAGCAAAGACAAAGAAACAACCGGCAAAGGGGAAGCGTAAAGAG CGGGATGGAGGAGATACCCAGTCCGTGGATAAAGGAGATACACCTGTTGAGGAAGTATGCAGGAGTTTATTTGGCCCTTCTGAGATCGATCTCTCCAATGTTGGACACATGCAg GTTTAG
- the LOC122288831 gene encoding uncharacterized protein LOC122288831, producing the protein MGVHLRMSKSSSSISSSSFPKLRLGKELCFCELEATLKWSTTTKNPRRPFLGCAKYNTQGLPYCKFFKWLDGNEVIELQQQERIDELLKKEKDVENILQMLEKREIELHKIVDRLERVSMVLSNKSDEVTQKELVLNAQEARRRGLCTLFWIYCCFVFVHAFYLVLYK; encoded by the exons ATGGGGGTTCATCTTAGAATGTCaaaatcatcttcatcaatatcttcatcatcttttccCAAACTACGTTTGGGAAAAGAATTGTGCTTCTGCGAGTTGGAAGCCACATTGAAATGGTCAACTACTACAAAAAACCCAAGAAGACCCTTCTTAGGGTGTGCAAAGTATAATACCCAG GGCTTACCATATTGTAAGTTCTTCAAGTGGTTGGATGGTAATGAAGTGATTGAGCTACAACAACAAGAAAGAATTGATGAACtgttaaagaaagagaaagatgtAGAGAACATACTTCAGATGCTGGAAAAGAGGGAGATTGAGCTACATAAGATAGTGGATCGCCTTGAGAGGGTAAGCATGGTGCTGTCCAATAAAAGCGACGAGGTTACGCAAAAGGAGTTGGTGCTTAATGCACAAGAAGCTAGAAGAAGGGGGTTGTGCACGCTATTTTGGATTTACTGTTGTTTTGTATTTGTACATGCATTTTACCTTGTGTTATATAAGTGA